In Arthrobacter burdickii, one DNA window encodes the following:
- a CDS encoding SCO1664 family protein, whose protein sequence is MPAPDLVTAELTLTGRITTASNATFLGSIGGAVVVYKPIAGEKPLWDFPDGTLAQREVAAYLVSEVFGWNIVPQTWLRDGPFGEGMVQLWQETDPDQNAVDLVATDDVPEAGWKQVLEGRDDTGRVIALIHEDSPALRRMAVFDVVVNNADRKGNHILAMSDGHRHGVDHGLTFHSDHKLRTVLWGWLGDSLTAEELDGIDRVSDELNGELGRTLADLLTAEEISALAARCTRLRSAGQFPAPNGEMSAVPWPLF, encoded by the coding sequence ATGCCGGCGCCCGACCTGGTGACCGCCGAGCTGACGCTCACCGGCCGCATCACGACGGCGTCGAACGCCACCTTCCTGGGGAGCATCGGCGGCGCGGTCGTCGTCTACAAGCCGATAGCCGGCGAGAAACCGCTGTGGGACTTCCCCGATGGCACCCTCGCCCAACGGGAAGTGGCTGCCTACCTCGTCTCGGAGGTCTTCGGCTGGAACATCGTGCCGCAGACCTGGCTGCGCGATGGTCCGTTCGGTGAGGGAATGGTGCAGCTCTGGCAGGAGACGGACCCCGACCAGAATGCGGTGGACCTGGTTGCGACCGACGACGTGCCGGAGGCCGGCTGGAAACAGGTCCTCGAGGGGCGGGACGACACCGGCCGCGTGATCGCCCTCATTCACGAGGACTCCCCCGCGCTGAGGCGCATGGCGGTGTTCGACGTCGTCGTCAACAACGCCGACCGCAAGGGCAATCACATTCTTGCCATGAGCGACGGACACCGGCACGGTGTGGACCATGGGCTCACATTCCACAGTGACCACAAGCTACGAACGGTGCTGTGGGGGTGGCTGGGAGATTCACTGACCGCCGAGGAACTCGACGGCATCGATCGTGTCAGCGACGAATTGAACGGTGAGCTGGGCCGGACCCTGGCGGACCTGCTCACCGCTGAGGAAATCAGTGCGCTCGCCGCACGCTGCACCCGGTTGCGCTCGGCCGGGCAGTTCCCGGCTCCGAATGGTGAGATGTCGGCGGTCCCCTGGCCGCTGTTCTGA
- a CDS encoding ketose-bisphosphate aldolase, translated as MLYTGKSILDIANEHNFAIPAFNISDWAMFNGVMDISEEKEAPVIIAIHPDEVSHITTDLIAAMRSRAHRSSVPVAIHWDHGGTFEQMITAIQAGFTSVMIDASLLPFDENVALTRKVVEAAHAVGIQVEGELGTIGANDSYGESGAAEIIYTNTDDAVRFVKETGVDSLAIAIGTSHGLYPAEKNPELRHDLLEEIKAAVRIPLVLHGGSANPDSELARAVSLGINKINISSDIKVSYHNAMRKILGTDERLREPNAIQPEAIAALKVTAAEKIELFGADGKAKLY; from the coding sequence GTGCTGTACACCGGTAAGTCCATCCTCGACATCGCCAACGAACACAACTTCGCCATCCCCGCCTTCAACATCAGCGACTGGGCCATGTTCAACGGCGTCATGGACATCAGTGAGGAGAAGGAGGCTCCGGTCATCATCGCCATCCACCCGGACGAGGTCTCCCACATCACCACCGACCTGATCGCCGCGATGCGCAGCCGCGCCCACCGCTCGAGCGTCCCCGTCGCCATTCACTGGGACCACGGTGGAACATTCGAGCAGATGATCACCGCCATCCAGGCGGGCTTCACGTCTGTCATGATCGACGCGTCCCTGCTGCCCTTCGACGAGAACGTCGCGCTGACCCGCAAGGTCGTCGAGGCGGCGCACGCCGTCGGTATCCAGGTGGAGGGTGAGCTCGGCACCATCGGCGCCAATGACAGCTACGGGGAGTCCGGTGCCGCCGAGATCATCTACACCAACACCGACGACGCCGTCCGCTTCGTGAAGGAGACCGGTGTGGACAGCCTTGCGATCGCCATCGGCACCTCGCACGGTCTGTACCCGGCAGAGAAGAACCCCGAGCTGCGCCACGACCTCCTCGAGGAGATCAAGGCTGCCGTCCGCATTCCCCTCGTGCTGCACGGCGGCTCCGCGAATCCCGACAGCGAGCTGGCACGAGCCGTGAGCCTGGGCATCAACAAGATCAACATCTCGAGCGACATCAAGGTCTCCTACCACAACGCCATGCGGAAGATCCTCGGGACCGACGAGCGCCTGCGCGAGCCGAATGCCATCCAGCCCGAGGCCATCGCGGCCCTGAAGGTCACCGCTGCGGAGAAGATCGAGCTGTTCGGTGCGGATGGAAAGGCCAAACTGTACTGA
- a CDS encoding DUF3090 domain-containing protein, producing the protein MPTTVHEFAWPDRVVVGTIGVPGARTFYLQVRTGKQIVSIAMEKQQSAQLAEKIDEILDQLITLEGNPFSVPTTTPIELVDNDQLEAVQEQFRTGVMSLGWDPTTAQIVIEAYPITEVDDDEDEDALLHDDADAPEMLRVRMPVGTARAFAKRAREVVGAGRPICPLCGYPIDADGHICTLPEV; encoded by the coding sequence ATGCCTACAACTGTTCACGAGTTTGCCTGGCCTGATCGGGTCGTCGTCGGCACCATCGGCGTTCCGGGCGCGCGCACGTTCTACCTGCAGGTACGCACAGGGAAACAGATCGTGAGTATCGCGATGGAGAAGCAGCAGTCGGCCCAGCTCGCCGAGAAGATCGACGAGATCCTGGACCAGCTCATCACCCTTGAAGGCAACCCCTTCAGCGTTCCCACGACCACCCCCATCGAACTCGTTGACAACGACCAGCTCGAGGCCGTCCAGGAACAGTTCCGGACCGGCGTCATGAGCCTGGGGTGGGACCCGACGACGGCCCAGATCGTCATCGAGGCCTACCCGATCACCGAGGTCGATGACGACGAGGACGAGGATGCGTTGCTGCACGACGACGCCGACGCGCCCGAGATGCTGCGGGTCCGCATGCCGGTCGGCACTGCCCGCGCCTTCGCCAAGCGCGCCCGCGAGGTCGTGGGCGCCGGGCGTCCGATCTGCCCGCTCTGCGGTTACCCCATCGACGCCGACGGGCACATCTGCACCCTTCCCGAGGTCTGA
- a CDS encoding TerC family protein: MQVTPLIWLITIAVTILFFVYEFFAHVRKPHEPTIAESARWSAFYIGLALLFGVGIGVMSGWTFGGEYFAGYLTEKALSIDNLFVFLIVMTGFAVPKKYQQKVLMIGIIIALILRGGFIAIGAGLIENFSWVFYIFGALLLVLAYKQAFGSHDSNPADGKFMQLVRRVLPVTDEYHRDRLTVTKGGKRFVTPMLLTIIAIGFVDLIFAVDSIPAIYGLTSEAYIVFTANAFALMGLRQLFFLIGGLLERLVYLAQGLAVILGFIGVKLVFHALHVNELSFINGGEPLLWVPEIPIWFSLLFIAATVAVATVASLLKTRGDGDRDDRDEVRNGPATATESQDRGEDPQVEGATSSTAGTAK; encoded by the coding sequence ATGCAGGTCACACCTCTGATCTGGTTGATCACCATCGCCGTGACGATCCTCTTCTTCGTCTACGAGTTCTTCGCGCACGTGCGCAAACCCCACGAACCGACCATCGCCGAATCGGCCCGCTGGTCCGCCTTCTACATCGGCCTCGCCCTGCTGTTCGGCGTCGGCATCGGAGTGATGTCGGGCTGGACGTTCGGCGGCGAGTACTTCGCCGGCTACCTCACCGAGAAGGCCCTGTCGATCGACAACCTCTTCGTGTTCCTCATCGTGATGACGGGCTTCGCCGTCCCGAAGAAGTACCAGCAGAAGGTGCTGATGATCGGCATCATCATCGCCCTGATCCTCCGCGGCGGGTTCATCGCCATCGGAGCCGGCCTGATCGAGAACTTCTCCTGGGTCTTCTACATCTTCGGCGCCCTGCTGCTCGTCCTGGCCTACAAGCAGGCGTTCGGCAGCCACGACTCCAACCCTGCTGATGGCAAATTCATGCAGCTCGTCCGCCGCGTGCTTCCCGTCACCGATGAGTACCACCGGGACAGGCTCACCGTGACCAAGGGCGGCAAGCGCTTCGTCACGCCGATGCTGCTCACCATCATCGCGATCGGCTTCGTGGACCTCATCTTCGCCGTCGACTCCATCCCCGCGATCTACGGCCTGACCAGTGAGGCGTACATCGTCTTCACAGCCAACGCGTTCGCGCTGATGGGCCTGCGCCAGCTGTTCTTCCTCATCGGCGGACTGCTCGAACGCCTGGTGTACCTGGCGCAGGGACTCGCCGTCATCCTCGGGTTCATCGGCGTGAAGCTCGTCTTCCACGCCCTGCACGTCAACGAGCTGTCCTTCATCAACGGCGGCGAGCCCCTGCTCTGGGTGCCCGAGATCCCCATCTGGTTCTCGCTGCTGTTCATCGCCGCGACGGTCGCCGTCGCCACCGTCGCGAGTTTGCTCAAGACCCGGGGCGACGGCGACAGGGACGACCGCGACGAGGTGCGGAACGGGCCGGCCACCGCCACCGAGTCGCAGGACCGGGGCGAAGACCCCCAGGTCGAGGGGGCCACGAGCTCGACGGCAGGAACCGCCAAGTAG
- a CDS encoding CsbD family protein → MGLDDKISNAAQKLGGQGKEAAGHVTGDENLKAEGQSDQVKGDLKQAAEKVKDAFKKD, encoded by the coding sequence ATGGGACTGGACGACAAGATCAGTAATGCCGCGCAGAAGCTCGGCGGCCAGGGGAAGGAAGCCGCCGGCCACGTGACCGGCGATGAGAACCTGAAAGCCGAGGGCCAGAGCGATCAGGTCAAGGGCGACCTCAAGCAGGCTGCCGAGAAGGTCAAGGACGCCTTCAAGAAAGACTGA
- a CDS encoding class I mannose-6-phosphate isomerase, which yields MIERLPSNRPPERFYRGGARISAFRNEPAAADFEPEDWIGSTTTIFGEEQLGLTRLADGTLLRDAVAQDPESWLGAEHAARWGSDVRLLVKLLDAGQRLPVHAHPDDAFAARHLGHRHGKAEAWYILQGGTVHLGLTRDVSHAELASLVEAQDVDVLLGLLHEVDVSPGDVVWVPPGVLHAIGAGVLLLELQQPEDLSILLEWRDFALDGAADGHLGLGFDVALTAVQRTAVAREALPGLVRTAPPTGSVFPPDVDAFFRLERVPVEGHVSLDPGFAVLVVSEGSIQLAGQSAPRGSTWLIPAGAGDIVLDGGGEVLVARPPAA from the coding sequence ATGATCGAACGGCTGCCCTCGAACCGACCGCCGGAGCGTTTCTACCGTGGCGGGGCGCGGATCTCCGCCTTCCGCAACGAGCCGGCCGCGGCCGACTTCGAGCCGGAGGACTGGATCGGCTCGACGACCACGATCTTCGGTGAGGAGCAGCTCGGCCTCACCAGACTGGCGGACGGCACGCTCCTGCGCGACGCCGTGGCGCAGGATCCCGAGTCCTGGCTCGGCGCGGAGCACGCGGCCCGCTGGGGCAGCGACGTCCGGCTGCTGGTGAAACTGCTCGACGCCGGCCAGCGCCTGCCCGTGCACGCGCATCCCGACGATGCCTTCGCCGCCCGGCATCTCGGGCACCGCCACGGCAAGGCCGAGGCCTGGTACATCCTGCAGGGCGGCACCGTCCACCTCGGCCTCACACGGGACGTGAGCCACGCCGAGCTGGCATCCCTCGTCGAGGCACAGGACGTCGATGTGCTGCTCGGACTCCTGCACGAGGTCGACGTCTCACCGGGAGACGTGGTGTGGGTGCCGCCGGGCGTGCTGCACGCTATCGGCGCCGGCGTGCTGCTGCTGGAACTGCAGCAGCCCGAGGACCTCTCGATCCTGCTGGAGTGGCGGGACTTCGCGCTCGACGGCGCTGCCGACGGCCACCTGGGCCTCGGTTTCGACGTGGCCCTGACGGCCGTGCAGCGGACGGCCGTGGCCCGCGAAGCGCTCCCGGGCCTCGTGCGGACGGCGCCGCCCACGGGATCGGTGTTCCCGCCCGACGTCGACGCCTTCTTCCGCCTCGAGCGCGTACCCGTCGAGGGACACGTGTCCCTCGATCCCGGCTTCGCGGTACTGGTCGTCAGCGAGGGCTCGATCCAGCTCGCCGGCCAGTCCGCTCCCCGCGGCAGTACCTGGCTGATCCCGGCGGGCGCCGGAGACATCGTCCTCGACGGCGGCGGTGAAGTCCTGGTGGCACGGCCGCCGGCCGCCTGA
- a CDS encoding ADP-dependent glucokinase/phosphofructokinase gives MGTTLVLGLGGTVDYEVHWDAAVIESLASRFGIRRVELTTMAPIVDERSLVVTILGFVRDGAGGERFVVSSEVVKEFSERFATEITLGGTGVRAGIALDRLGIPSVQHLVSIDDNVRRLLPASMSYVSSATEDTLDPHLIVQYPAGTTIRLDDGEIVSPSSNRLIFANDPPNRNMAITPELGDALVDAAALLVSGFNTMQDEDLLERRLIELDAVMEHLPSAALVYYEDAGFYVRRFAERIWSHLLPRIDVYGMNEDELQEYVARPVDLLDPADVASALREVHRLIPVPALLVHTQHWAVMLGTAAERHREALESAVQMAATRYRLGDAFLAADFEATRDLPRSTGGGAVASGVERLIPGAVGVPAFRIETASPTTIGLGDSFVGGFLAVYAPVRQPQP, from the coding sequence ATGGGAACCACGCTCGTGCTGGGGCTCGGCGGGACCGTCGACTACGAGGTTCACTGGGACGCGGCGGTCATCGAATCGCTGGCCTCGCGGTTCGGTATCCGGCGGGTGGAGCTCACCACCATGGCACCGATCGTCGACGAGCGGTCGCTGGTGGTGACCATCCTCGGCTTCGTCAGGGACGGCGCCGGCGGCGAGCGGTTCGTGGTCTCCTCGGAGGTGGTCAAGGAGTTCTCCGAACGCTTCGCCACCGAGATCACGCTCGGCGGGACCGGGGTGCGGGCGGGCATCGCGCTCGACCGCCTGGGGATCCCGAGCGTCCAGCATCTCGTGAGCATCGACGACAACGTGCGCCGGCTTCTGCCGGCGTCGATGTCCTACGTCAGTTCGGCGACCGAGGACACCCTCGATCCGCACCTGATCGTGCAGTATCCGGCCGGGACGACCATCCGGCTCGACGACGGCGAGATCGTGTCGCCGTCGTCGAACCGGCTGATCTTCGCGAACGATCCCCCGAACCGCAACATGGCGATCACGCCGGAACTGGGCGACGCGCTCGTCGACGCCGCGGCCCTGCTGGTCTCGGGCTTCAACACCATGCAGGACGAGGACCTCCTGGAACGGCGCCTCATCGAGCTCGACGCGGTGATGGAGCACCTGCCGTCCGCCGCGCTCGTGTACTACGAGGATGCGGGCTTCTACGTGCGGCGGTTCGCCGAGCGGATCTGGTCGCACCTGCTGCCGCGCATCGACGTGTACGGCATGAACGAGGACGAACTGCAGGAGTACGTGGCGCGGCCCGTCGATCTGCTGGATCCCGCCGACGTCGCCTCGGCCCTCCGCGAGGTACACCGCCTCATCCCGGTGCCGGCGCTCCTCGTGCACACCCAGCACTGGGCCGTCATGCTCGGGACCGCGGCGGAGCGGCACCGGGAGGCGCTGGAGAGTGCCGTGCAGATGGCGGCCACCCGCTACCGGCTGGGCGACGCGTTCCTCGCCGCGGACTTCGAGGCCACCCGGGACCTGCCGCGCAGCACGGGCGGCGGAGCCGTGGCCAGCGGCGTCGAGCGGTTGATCCCGGGGGCGGTGGGCGTTCCGGCCTTTCGCATCGAGACGGCGTCGCCGACCACTATCGGGCTCGGCGACAGCTTCGTGGGCGGCTTCCTGGCCGTCTACGCGCCGGTTCGGCAGCCGCAGCCATGA
- a CDS encoding SGNH/GDSL hydrolase family protein, with the protein MNPLLMPLVLVQGRMARANMQLLPPAAGPAHGVVGREGEPSLRLVVLGESTAAGCGVATHQEGFAAAFAAELSGEPARCVSWQAVGQHGATARRIRHRLLPLVEHSFDRAVLLAGANDVLSGRTAREWGEDLTAIVDGLADRAAHVTVLAIPPFHQFPSLPLALRTYLTEEAAALDDVSRRICKTRRSVTWVRSAGLPEGQKEFFAEDGFHPSSLGYRYWAHAVAAVEATVAGE; encoded by the coding sequence ATGAACCCCCTGCTGATGCCCCTCGTGCTGGTCCAAGGGCGGATGGCACGAGCAAACATGCAACTGCTTCCGCCGGCAGCCGGACCAGCCCATGGGGTAGTGGGACGCGAGGGCGAGCCGTCCCTGCGCCTTGTCGTCCTTGGTGAATCGACGGCTGCGGGGTGTGGAGTCGCTACCCATCAGGAGGGGTTCGCAGCAGCGTTCGCCGCTGAACTCTCAGGAGAACCAGCCCGATGTGTCAGCTGGCAGGCGGTGGGCCAACACGGCGCTACTGCCCGGAGAATCCGCCATCGCCTCCTCCCCCTGGTGGAGCACTCCTTCGACCGCGCGGTGTTGCTCGCGGGCGCCAATGATGTCCTGTCGGGGCGCACCGCAAGAGAGTGGGGCGAAGACCTCACCGCCATCGTCGATGGACTTGCCGACCGAGCCGCCCACGTCACGGTTCTCGCGATTCCCCCTTTCCACCAATTCCCGTCCCTGCCTCTGGCACTGCGCACCTATCTGACCGAGGAAGCAGCGGCGCTTGATGACGTGTCCCGGCGAATCTGCAAAACCAGAAGGTCGGTCACCTGGGTTCGCTCTGCCGGCCTTCCCGAGGGGCAAAAGGAATTCTTCGCTGAAGACGGTTTCCATCCGTCGTCCCTCGGGTACCGCTACTGGGCCCATGCTGTCGCAGCGGTAGAGGCAACAGTGGCCGGGGAGTAG
- a CDS encoding carbohydrate ABC transporter permease: MAMTTQRRTLLAKSGVLAGLILGAVFAAGPVLWMLSSSFKSNTEIFELPPRLLTNSFSFDAYAAILTNSETLRFFFNSYLVAGAVTILTLLVAIHAAYAFSRFEFRGKRVLNVVIISVQAVPPITLLIPYFGLVVGLGLYNTYPGLILTYMVFTLPYAIIMMTGYMNTLPRELDEAVRVDGAGSLTALWRVLVPISVPGIVSVGIYTFMIAWNEYLFALTLTRTTEMRTVPIGIQLLMGQHSYEWNQIMAMSILGSIPVLILFLVLQRFFITGLTAGAVKS; this comes from the coding sequence ATGGCGATGACCACGCAACGCCGCACCCTCCTGGCGAAGTCCGGCGTCCTGGCGGGCCTGATCCTCGGGGCCGTGTTCGCCGCGGGCCCCGTGCTCTGGATGCTGTCCAGCTCGTTCAAATCCAACACCGAGATCTTCGAGCTCCCGCCCCGGCTGCTCACGAACTCGTTCTCGTTCGACGCCTACGCCGCGATCCTGACGAACTCCGAGACGCTGCGGTTCTTCTTCAACAGCTACCTGGTCGCCGGCGCGGTGACCATCCTGACGCTGCTGGTCGCGATCCACGCCGCCTACGCATTCAGCCGGTTCGAGTTCCGTGGCAAAAGGGTTCTGAACGTCGTCATCATCAGTGTCCAGGCCGTCCCGCCGATCACGCTGCTGATCCCGTACTTCGGGCTCGTCGTCGGGCTCGGGCTCTACAACACCTACCCCGGACTCATCCTCACCTACATGGTGTTCACGCTGCCCTACGCGATCATCATGATGACCGGCTATATGAACACCCTGCCCCGGGAGCTCGACGAGGCCGTCCGTGTCGACGGCGCAGGTTCGCTCACCGCGCTCTGGCGGGTCCTCGTTCCCATCTCGGTGCCGGGCATCGTCTCGGTTGGCATCTATACCTTCATGATCGCGTGGAACGAGTACCTCTTCGCACTCACCCTCACCCGCACCACAGAGATGCGCACCGTGCCCATCGGGATCCAGCTGCTCATGGGGCAGCACTCCTACGAGTGGAACCAGATCATGGCGATGAGCATCCTCGGTTCCATCCCGGTGCTGATCCTCTTCCTGGTCCTCCAGCGGTTCTTCATCACCGGCCTGACCGCCGGCGCCGTCAAGAGCTAA
- a CDS encoding alpha/beta hydrolase has protein sequence MHFTSENRLDDGVLEREFTLGEIPGILWTTPASPPAPLILVGHPGELRRMYPRLVARARQSTTNGFAAATIELPWSGDRTPSADAEQARADLRRALAAGEPVDDIVDRLVLPLVDKAVPEWQTTLDALLSVPEISGPVGYSGGVISIGIRLALVEPRIVAVGLFAGSFVPRAMFDEARRITIPLHILLQWDDEGNDRQLALDLFDAFGSQEKTLQANLGGHTGVPRFAADDAARFFARHLGGRRAL, from the coding sequence ATGCACTTCACTTCTGAGAACAGGCTCGACGACGGCGTCCTCGAACGCGAATTCACCCTCGGCGAGATTCCCGGCATCCTGTGGACGACGCCTGCATCCCCACCGGCCCCATTGATCCTGGTCGGCCATCCAGGCGAACTCCGTCGGATGTACCCCCGGCTGGTGGCGCGAGCCCGGCAGTCCACGACGAACGGCTTTGCCGCGGCCACCATCGAGCTTCCCTGGAGCGGTGACCGGACTCCATCGGCTGATGCCGAGCAGGCTCGTGCCGATCTGCGCCGGGCCTTGGCGGCAGGCGAACCGGTCGACGACATCGTCGATCGGTTGGTTCTCCCGCTGGTCGACAAAGCGGTCCCGGAATGGCAGACGACCCTGGACGCACTCCTTTCAGTGCCCGAGATCAGCGGCCCGGTCGGGTACTCGGGCGGGGTGATTTCCATCGGCATACGGCTGGCGCTGGTGGAGCCGCGCATCGTGGCCGTCGGTCTTTTCGCCGGGAGCTTCGTTCCCCGTGCCATGTTCGACGAGGCCCGCAGGATCACGATTCCGCTGCACATCTTGCTGCAGTGGGACGACGAAGGAAACGATCGGCAGCTCGCACTCGATCTGTTCGACGCCTTCGGTTCCCAGGAGAAGACACTGCAGGCCAATCTGGGCGGGCACACCGGCGTCCCTCGGTTCGCGGCGGACGACGCGGCCAGGTTCTTCGCCCGGCACCTGGGAGGACGCCGCGCCCTCTGA
- a CDS encoding GAF domain-containing protein, with protein MLDEHVQQWSAIQTVRAADLDREDIFMTFFALAGDADELEVEGYLSGIMMLPAPQRDLMAQAINELLDSAGSTADGAHYSDQYAASLSGYSEYLRPLALSPDRYDFSAPPAGDHSTSSGTGASCAAHAMGPSGCDPHLDDVEFWRLHALYESRLLESGAEERFDRITRHARDHFGVSSASITLITEDLQVIKSVVGPLGQDLPRNLSLCARTIEQDRTLVIADASTDPEWRDHPLISGGPRVRFYAGHPVCTADGWRIGTLCLMDDQPRTFTENDAQALRRLATQVQMQM; from the coding sequence GTGCTGGATGAGCATGTGCAGCAGTGGAGTGCGATCCAGACTGTGCGGGCAGCCGATCTGGACCGGGAAGATATTTTCATGACGTTCTTCGCTCTTGCTGGGGACGCTGATGAATTGGAGGTCGAGGGGTACCTTTCCGGCATCATGATGCTCCCGGCGCCGCAGCGCGACCTGATGGCCCAGGCCATAAACGAACTGCTCGACAGCGCCGGATCCACTGCCGATGGTGCACATTACAGTGATCAGTACGCGGCGTCCCTTTCCGGGTACAGCGAGTACCTTCGTCCTCTGGCCCTCTCCCCGGACCGGTACGACTTCAGCGCCCCACCCGCTGGGGACCATAGCACCAGCTCCGGAACCGGTGCTTCTTGTGCCGCCCACGCCATGGGGCCATCTGGGTGCGATCCTCACCTGGATGATGTCGAGTTCTGGCGCCTGCACGCGTTGTACGAGTCACGGTTGCTCGAGTCCGGGGCGGAGGAACGCTTCGATCGAATCACCCGTCACGCCCGCGATCATTTCGGGGTCAGTTCGGCGTCGATCACTTTGATCACGGAAGATCTGCAGGTCATCAAATCCGTCGTCGGGCCCCTGGGCCAGGACCTTCCCCGGAACCTCTCTCTATGTGCGAGGACCATCGAGCAGGACCGTACCCTTGTCATCGCTGATGCCAGCACCGACCCTGAGTGGCGGGACCATCCCCTCATCTCCGGCGGGCCCAGAGTCCGCTTCTACGCCGGGCACCCTGTCTGCACAGCGGACGGCTGGCGCATCGGCACCCTCTGCCTCATGGATGATCAACCGCGGACCTTCACCGAGAATGACGCGCAGGCACTCCGGCGTCTGGCCACGCAGGTACAGATGCAGATGTAG
- a CDS encoding STAS/SEC14 domain-containing protein: MAASPIAAEKFQFECTEEDVLTLRWAESAHVTAEDVQALVDSMQPLRACDCPLMLVDFNGMVTLTRQALTLLAGLRDVPVVAAVGRSPVERVLITHFQAVHSPSYSIEYFEDRAEALAWLRRQPMTHLALQA, translated from the coding sequence ATGGCTGCATCACCGATTGCCGCTGAGAAGTTTCAGTTCGAGTGCACCGAGGAAGACGTGCTGACGTTGCGATGGGCGGAATCTGCTCACGTAACCGCTGAGGACGTTCAAGCGCTTGTGGACTCCATGCAACCGCTGCGCGCTTGTGATTGCCCTTTGATGCTGGTCGATTTCAACGGCATGGTCACCCTGACCCGGCAGGCTCTTACGCTGCTCGCCGGGTTGAGGGACGTACCGGTCGTGGCAGCAGTTGGTCGTTCCCCCGTGGAGAGGGTGCTTATCACGCATTTCCAGGCGGTCCATAGTCCCTCGTACTCCATCGAATACTTCGAGGACCGGGCTGAGGCTCTCGCATGGTTGCGCCGACAGCCAATGACGCACCTGGCACTGCAAGCATGA
- a CDS encoding histidine phosphatase family protein: MATVILVRHGRTTANASGLLAGRADGVSLDEIGRDQAAATGDRLAAVPVVGVVSSPLERCRQTAQFILDRQASTPHAPLDPDLTECDYGQWQGRTLSDLATEALWPVVQSQPSAVIFPGGESMAGMQARSVAAIRRHDAAFEAEHGPGAVWVAVSHGDIIKSILADALGMHLDLFQRITVGPASVSIVRYGTSRPSVYATNTDAGDLSWLSNNAASDDAPVGGGAGHEARGTSGA, translated from the coding sequence ATGGCGACAGTAATTCTCGTGCGGCACGGCCGCACCACAGCGAATGCTTCCGGACTGCTGGCCGGACGGGCCGACGGCGTCAGCCTCGACGAGATCGGGCGCGACCAGGCGGCTGCGACCGGTGACCGGCTCGCGGCCGTGCCCGTCGTCGGCGTGGTGTCGAGTCCCCTCGAGCGCTGTCGGCAAACTGCCCAGTTCATCCTCGATCGCCAGGCCAGCACTCCGCACGCGCCGCTCGATCCCGACCTCACGGAGTGCGATTACGGCCAGTGGCAGGGCCGCACGCTCAGTGATCTCGCGACCGAGGCCCTCTGGCCGGTGGTGCAGTCGCAACCGTCCGCCGTCATCTTTCCCGGTGGTGAATCCATGGCCGGGATGCAGGCCCGGTCGGTGGCCGCGATCCGACGCCACGATGCAGCCTTCGAAGCCGAGCACGGGCCGGGGGCCGTGTGGGTGGCGGTGAGTCACGGCGACATCATCAAGTCCATCCTCGCCGACGCGCTCGGCATGCACCTCGACCTGTTCCAGCGCATCACCGTGGGCCCGGCCTCCGTGTCGATCGTGCGCTACGGCACGAGCCGACCGAGTGTCTACGCGACCAACACCGACGCGGGAGATCTCTCGTGGCTGTCGAACAACGCCGCCTCCGATGATGCCCCGGTGGGCGGTGGCGCAGGACACGAGGCACGCGGGACCTCGGGAGCCTAA
- a CDS encoding TetR/AcrR family transcriptional regulator, translating to MVTAATRPPTDARERILSTSYDLFVQQGVRAVGVNEIIATAGVAKATFYHHFPSKDDLVLAFFERRQQLFTVGYLAAECERRADTPRGQLLAIFDIFDEWFHAPDFAGCPYIRALLETGPRHTIGAAALLYLDDIRSSVEKAATAMGLTNPEDFSYCWLILMQGAIVSGVGIDSGSSSRIKRLGEHLIGLHTPAEARTIS from the coding sequence ATGGTTACAGCGGCGACACGGCCACCCACGGATGCACGGGAGCGGATCCTCTCGACGTCCTACGACCTCTTCGTGCAGCAGGGCGTGCGGGCCGTCGGCGTGAACGAGATCATCGCTACGGCCGGTGTCGCCAAAGCGACCTTCTATCACCACTTCCCGTCCAAGGACGATCTGGTTCTGGCGTTCTTCGAACGCCGCCAGCAACTCTTCACTGTCGGCTACCTCGCCGCTGAGTGCGAGCGACGGGCCGATACTCCCCGGGGACAGTTGCTGGCGATCTTCGACATCTTCGATGAATGGTTCCACGCGCCGGACTTCGCGGGCTGCCCCTACATCCGCGCCCTGTTGGAGACTGGACCTCGTCATACCATCGGAGCTGCCGCCCTCCTCTACCTGGATGACATCCGCTCCAGCGTCGAAAAAGCCGCCACGGCAATGGGGCTGACGAACCCGGAGGACTTCTCCTACTGTTGGCTGATCCTCATGCAGGGCGCCATCGTCTCCGGAGTCGGCATCGACTCGGGCAGCAGTTCAAGAATCAAGCGGCTGGGCGAGCACCTCATCGGCCTTCACACACCTGCCGAGGCCCGAACGATCAGCTAA